One stretch of Paracoccus liaowanqingii DNA includes these proteins:
- the minC gene encoding septum site-determining protein MinC, translating to MPATVAAFQVRGRFLTALAIRIDTEAAGEAFYAQLDDQLRRTPQFFAGAPVVIDLINAPGFSEPSRMRELVENLRARELRVFGVQSARGIDAAALQELGLISVLTGRDAPLPREGVPARATTAAATAAAPAVAAPPPVQNKVIRSPVRSGQMIVADQGDLTVIGSVASGAELVASGNIHVYGPLRGRAMAGCHGDESAHIFCQSLDAELVAIAGLYRTSETLEDAARQRCTHIYLEDEKLRMEVIA from the coding sequence ATGCCGGCCACCGTCGCCGCTTTCCAGGTGCGCGGCCGCTTCCTGACCGCGCTGGCCATCCGCATCGATACCGAGGCCGCAGGCGAGGCCTTCTATGCGCAATTGGACGACCAGCTGCGCCGCACGCCCCAGTTCTTCGCGGGCGCACCGGTGGTCATCGACCTCATCAATGCCCCGGGCTTCAGCGAGCCGTCGCGCATGCGCGAACTGGTCGAGAACCTGCGCGCCCGCGAGCTGCGCGTCTTCGGGGTCCAGAGCGCACGCGGCATCGACGCCGCCGCCCTGCAGGAACTGGGCCTGATCTCGGTCCTGACGGGCCGCGACGCGCCGCTGCCGCGCGAGGGCGTCCCCGCCCGTGCCACCACCGCCGCCGCCACGGCGGCTGCCCCTGCCGTTGCCGCGCCGCCCCCCGTCCAGAACAAGGTCATCCGCTCTCCGGTCCGCTCGGGTCAGATGATCGTCGCCGATCAGGGCGACCTGACGGTGATCGGCTCGGTCGCCTCGGGGGCCGAACTGGTCGCGTCGGGCAACATCCATGTCTACGGCCCCCTGCGCGGCCGGGCCATGGCCGGCTGCCACGGCGACGAGAGCGCGCATATCTTCTGCCAGAGCCTGGACGCCGAACTGGTGGCCATCGCGGGTCTCTACCGGACCAGCGAGACGCTGGAGGATGCCGCCCGGCAACGCTGCACGCATATATACCTGGAGGATGAAAAACTTCGCATGGAGGTGATCGCATGA